The genomic region GTCGTTTTTTCTAATTCCTCCACCCTTGTGGCCAGGTCTTGGTAGCTGGTTTTTTTAGCCATTATCGCTTCCCTATTGGGGTTTGCACTCAGCAGCCGCTTGGATATCCTCTTCCGTAATGCCCAGAAGATGAAAGACATGGGCCATACGAGTCTTACCAAGAGACACATTGGCAACCCGGTCCAGTCGTTTTTTGGCATTGTAGGCGATGCCTAACCCGGCCTGAGCCAACATGAGAGCATCATTGGCCCCGTCGCCTACTACCACTGTTTGATCAAGAAGGACGCCCTCATCGCAAGCGCTCTGGTTGACGATAGGGGCTTTTTCCGCGGCATCCACGATTTTTCCCGTAACACGTCCCGTCAGTTCCTCATTCTTTATCTCCAGATGATTAGCAAAGGCGAAATCAAAACCCAGCTTTTTTTTCATATAATCCGAAAAGAAATCAAAACCGCCGGTAACAACGCCCGTCTTAAATCCCAACCACTTAAGAGTTCTGACGAGTTCTTCCACCCAGCAGACAGCCTTAATGATCTCCATATCGACCAACGTGCTGTCCATGTCGAAGAAGATCAATCGCTTATTCTTCCTGTAGGCCTCCACTCTTTGAACAGCCAGGTCGGTATTGAGTTCTCGGCTTTTGGCCATGATTCTCTGCTTCAGGCGGGCCAGGCTAGAGGCCTGGCTAACGTCAATGACCATGTCGACGGATCGGGCGCCATGGTGTGTTTGGCTTGCAATCCCCTCAATGTTGACGCTTTCTTCTGTGAGAATCCGGGATAGTTCGGCCAAATAGGGCGTGCCGCCAAAATGGGTGAGCACATGATGATGAGGCTGGCTGATGGCATTCTCCTCGCTGGATGAGACGAACTGATAGTCCAGGCTCAGGCCAAGCTCCGAGGCCTCAAAAAGCAGATCCTTGATGACGGCATCTTTGGTCTTGGCGGCAATGTCCACATCCAACAAGAAGTAGA from Deltaproteobacteria bacterium harbors:
- a CDS encoding HAD-IB family phosphatase, which gives rise to MLIVTVSGPDRPGVLAALSQILVKHHVAIADMKQASLQNLLGLYFLLDVDIAAKTKDAVIKDLLFEASELGLSLDYQFVSSSEENAISQPHHHVLTHFGGTPYLAELSRILTEESVNIEGIASQTHHGARSVDMVIDVSQASSLARLKQRIMAKSRELNTDLAVQRVEAYRKNKRLIFFDMDSTLVDMEIIKAVCWVEELVRTLKWLGFKTGVVTGGFDFFSDYMKKKLGFDFAFANHLEIKNEELTGRVTGKIVDAAEKAPIVNQSACDEGVLLDQTVVVGDGANDALMLAQAGLGIAYNAKKRLDRVANVSLGKTRMAHVFHLLGITEEDIQAAAECKPQ